taaatatttttaaatatatatattcaatttttttacaatttatagataatatttaaagatctCGTACAATacctatgtatgtaattataattattttttcaaaacttgGTAGGTACCCGTATATATTGGCTCCAAAAAAccattaataaatgaatatgaaGATGATGGTTACTTTGGTAAGGATGGATTtggagattttaattttaccaaAAAGATAACTGCAAAGGTCGACAGATCGAAACACGCTTCTGTGGCGCTTGTAGACTTAGTGAAACAATATCCAggtataattacttttatttaaaaaaattgctcaCGATACTAgagctttattaatttaacatatataatttctctattaatttaatatatatgttgtaaatatccaattttttttataggtgAAATAACTGTAGTCACTCTTGGACCTTTAACAACAATTGCTACAGCAATTGCATTAGAACCCAATTTTCTACACTTAACCAAGCAACATATAATGATGGGAGCGAACATCAAAAGGAATGAagctgaatttaattttaagcaaGATCCAGAAAGTGATTGGATTGTGTTAAATAATACCAATAAACCTAGCATTATACTTCCGATAGACACAGTACATTCTCATGCCTTTTCAAAAgtaatatatcataatatctacaaatatatctgtaagcatttgaattttatattgatctttaaataatggaacttttttttttatttaaacaggATGAGTATAGAAGCCTTTACAAAAGTATGGATAATTCTATCGCAAGCTTTTTGTATCAAGCTGAAAGAAAGGctttagaaaaacaaaataatacgTGGCTGCCAGCGGATGGTATCACCATGGCAATTGCACTACAACCAGATATAATAATGCGAtcttttaaaactaatttaacTCCGGTACTTGTTGGTGATGCAAGAGGTTCAGTTGTGGCAAATTCTGATAGCCAGATACATAATGCAAATgttatagaatattttgataaagcTGCATTTAaacgtttaatattaaaattactttctaAATGATTTAAATTGGGCATTGACTTAATTGACAGGTCATTATCGTATTATTCTAAAGtaacttttaatttcatatactATGTGTGTACacatacgtatgtatgtatcatGCACGTAAAGAATGCTtacatcataaaattataagaatactTACATTAAAAAAGTTGGTACTTCTTCTCTCGGCAAAAAGTCCTTGAAAATTTTGTCCGGGATAGAACTGACAAGTGTATGTCCCTAATAAGAGGTCCTTGCATTTTACGGTATCCTTCGCTTTTTTGTTGTTAAAGAAGAAGTGTGAAAGTCTATAAAATGACTTGTGATGTTCTGTGAACCTTAATATACACTGCTCCAAGCCAGCTAAGCAATACGCAATTAATGTTGCCACTTCTTCTTCTGGCATCTGTTCTTCTAGagttcaaaatataaatatcaaatgtaagtttataatttttgtgcactaataaaatatgatacttgcaaattaaataattaatttatttccataaTAATGAGCAATAGTATACTTTACCATTCTCTACACTATTAGgctccttcttctttttgtcCGCGTCGCTGTCGACAGATTCACTATCACTGTCGCTAGAACTATCGCTGTCAGAACTATCATCACTACTGCTAGATTCCTCGCTACTACTAGAGCTCGAATTATTTGTCTCCGTAGTCGTAGTTGTGGTTTGCGTAGTAGTGGTGCTTTCCTGAGAGCCTCTTCTACTTAAAGTCATTTCTTCATTCGCTTTGGCTTGcgcttttcttctctcttctatTTTGTCCTTATTGTCTTTCTcctatacataaaaattaattgcacgtATCAATTaacattagaaattaattaagtcaaatatataaaaagtaaaaacatgTAACAAACTTACAGTAGATTGCAAGTCTTCGTTCTGCAACCATTTGCCATCAAATCTTCTGGTATCCTCGTCATCCGCTGAAGATTGCTGGGTTTCTTGACTAATTTCCATTGCCTGTTTCATGAGAGCATCCATTAAATCCTGTACATCATCAGTCTTACGTTCAGAATCGACTGTCAATATATTTGCCGAACTTTTCTTATTCTCCTCCGTTTTCGTCTGCGATTTCATTTTATCGGCACTCTTGTTTTCCAGCttctttttttgcaattttgattcATTGCTCTCATCACTAGATATGATCATTATATCATCGCTCGTTTTCTCCTTTTGCGACACCATATCGCAAACTTTGGTAATTATATCATCTATTAAGGCTACGACGTCCTGCATTAATTGTAAGTGCGAAACGctacttaattttattctctttgtaTTGTCATGTGACGGTTCATCGGGAGATCTCTTACGACTTTCAGACTTTCCTAGTTCTGCAGACTTAATATCAGAGATTTTGCTCGATTTATCTATGATTTCTATCTCTTCGATACTATTCGAGCGTTGACATACTGCTACATTTTTATCTGTATCCGCTGTACTGTCGAGTTCCTTCGACACACTCTTCTCAATATCGGcgttctcttcttttttcttgtcGTTAATTTTGGGCTGATACTTCATAAAGGGCCCCTCGGAGCAGTTTTTAAGATGCCAATGGAACAACTGACCTAATGACTTCTTCAGTGGCTTTCCCTCGTGTTGCTCCAAATATTTCAGTATACTTGCATGAATGCGATAATGAACTTCTAGGGCCTCTATAGACAGATTTTGTGGGCTCTTGTGACTTATTCTACGTGGATATTGAGCGTTATTCTCATATAACAATTCACTAGCCTAAAATTAGATAGCAGTATATTAATCagtatcaaatattaataaaaaaaaagaaagagaaagaatataataaataaaattattaacctTTGCGTAATGTTCCAAGAATACAGGAGGATCCTGATTTTTCTTCTCTGCAACTTTACCAAGCATATATTGATAAAGCCACCTTTCATCGTGCTGTATGGATGGCTCTTCAATAGTTTGACATATCCGATTAGCGGATTCAAAGCACTGATCTGCAATCTCCAGCATCTCTTCCTTTCTAGTTTCCAAAATTTCAAATCTCTCCATACTCAACGTGTCGGTCTCTTGTTTGAGCAATCGTGAACAAAATGAATGAACCATATAAACGAAATTCCCATATTCTGTCCAAATTACGGAATGACCAGGCGCCAGCTCGATAGCATGGTGATAACTCGATTGCGCCATTTTTGCCTTGTTGAGAAATTTATCCTTTCCTCTGAAATATATcaaagacataataaaaaaaaacataatacataaagaGCAAAGTGAAATTTAGAAAACAATACTTACATAGGTCTATAATTGTTCAACCAAATCTCTATTATGCTACCCGTTGCCATAGCTAAACCGGTCCACGAATTTAATCCCTTTGGATATAAACacaaatctaataaataatatcggcATGCGTGTTCccatttattgtttttgaaataaaagtcaCCCAACAGATAATAAATAGTGGATATCGAGTGCGGTAAAGGTTTCGTTACGCTCGGCATCTTATCTTTCGCGCCGATTATGTACGCCGTCATTTCGTCCACTATTTGATTCGGATCGCTTTCCTGCGGAACCAATCTGATTATTCTCTTGAACAGTATCTCCGTATCCGTGGTGATAGAAAGAATTCTAGGGGACTGAAAGTTTGGCAGTTGTTTCGGCTTGTAAAAATCAAACAGCAGCTGCGCCCCGTCCCAGGTTAATTCCATTTGCGGTACTCCGTGATCCTGATACTTCGGCCGCATCTTGTTCACTCTGTTCGGATGACCGTATAGGCAAAAGAATATCTGTTCCAAATATTTCGTGAGCCTATTCTTGATAGAAACATACAGAGGagtttcgagttgcggtataATAAGATTCATAATGAAGAACAGAAGTTTCGCCTCGTTGAAACAACACCACGAGTGTCTGCCGATAAATTCATGTGCAATGAATAAAATCATGATGGACGGTGGAATGCCGTCGTCCTCGTCATCCGATTCGGAATTATGAGAACtttgtgatttatttttataagggGACTCGGTTTttgctctctctttatcttcttTGCTATTAACAAATcaatttcataatatatataataacggtATACTATACACATTACTCGACAAACTTACTATTGTAGAATGTAATGTAATAGGATCCAAGGTAGAACAGTTTCCAATGGCATCTCCACAGCATTTTCTGGTACATCCAATTGATGACAAACAATGTGAACTAAGTTTTGTACCAATCTCGATAGACGAGATTCTGACAGATATCTTactgaaattataataaatcatgaaattaatgtaataatatattacaagaatGTCATTGGTGATAAGATAATCTTACCAATAAATGCACTGGCTTTGATCGTACAATCTTCTAATTTTTGAAGTGCCGTTACAACAGAACTTGTCCACTTTTTCTGTTCAGTTTCGTCAGAGGAGTTCAAATAATTCTGCCACGATTCATTCAGACAAGCCTCTGCCCAGACATAACATTCCTGAAagtattcaatattattaaaaatctagcgttttttacgtatttttttatgatgtatatatttatgttattacttCATATTGTTGAAGTTGCCATAAGCTGTCAAGTAACATGTTTAACTGTCGAACTCTGTCGACAATATTTCCATTAGTTACCAACAGCTTGTGTCTCTGTTTGgcaaatttaaaagtatcCTGCAATATGCAAGACAATTCTgcatatttcttttcttcataTAGATGTTGAATTTCGCCTAATTTTTGACCtctacataataaaaaattaaattatagtatCAGCTTTAATATATACAGTAACGTGGAACGtataatagttaatataaatatttaaaaaatacctttGGATTGATGTAAGCTTTTTCTTCACAAGTTTGGCACTAATTTGAgagttatttttacaatttaagaGCATGATACATGGATTTAGGTTTCTACTTTCCATTTCATGCAGGCGATTTAATAACTGAAAAAATTCAGATCTATTTAGTTTGTAacaataattactttaatattaatttaatattgcatgTTCTTACCAGTTCTAATGTTTCTATGACTATGTCTATATCACCTTGgcacagaaaaatattacttttaagcCATAGAATTCTCAGCAAtgtgtataaattttcttccTTTAGAAGATCCTGTCTAACACTCGCAAATATAATATGTCCCAATTCTTCTGCTGGTATTCCAGTGCCAAGTTTATCTaatctgcaataaaaatttcatttatactACAAGAAgctatttttatcaatataaagaaacaattaTTGGGGATCTTACGTTGGATTTGGCAAAGTATCTGGTTTATTATCTAGCCATCTGTCTGTATGAAGCTCACCAAACAA
The Temnothorax longispinosus isolate EJ_2023e chromosome 7, Tlon_JGU_v1, whole genome shotgun sequence DNA segment above includes these coding regions:
- the LOC139816789 gene encoding inosine-uridine preferring nucleoside hydrolase, giving the protein MAIIRAISKIMIILYVLCSTISQKYSTTPRKIVIDTDPGGDDALAIMLAVMHEAQTREIEILAITGTYGNTNIKNVEKNLLKILTVANKEVPVYIGSKKPLINEYEDDGYFGKDGFGDFNFTKKITAKVDRSKHASVALVDLVKQYPGEITVVTLGPLTTIATAIALEPNFLHLTKQHIMMGANIKRNEAEFNFKQDPESDWIVLNNTNKPSIILPIDTVHSHAFSKDEYRSLYKSMDNSIASFLYQAERKALEKQNNTWLPADGITMAIALQPDIIMRSFKTNLTPVLVGDARGSVVANSDSQIHNANVIEYFDKAAFKRLILKLLSK